From the genome of Cervus elaphus chromosome 7, mCerEla1.1, whole genome shotgun sequence:
AGACCAAATTCTAGAACAAAAGACACTCCCAGTTTCTTATCACTTAGAAGATTACCAGGGTTTCAGGGACTTTGTGCCAGGGGCTGGTGGCAGACACGAATCACATTTTTTTCTACCATCTCACAATATCTATCTGGTATCCCGAGGCCAGGACTGTGTCTCCTACCATGACGTCCCCAGACCCCAGTGCAGCTCCTGGCCTGCAGCAGGTGCTTGATAGCGGGCTGTGGAAGAGGGCCTtccttgggggtccagtggtgaagaatctgccttccaatgcagagaacgcaggttgaatccctggctgaggaactaagatcccacacacctcagGGGCAaccctgcacacagcaacgaagactccaTGCggctgagtaaataaataaatgaaatgaaaaagaatacaagaGAAGTTCTGTAagttacacattaaaaaaaaaaaaagtttgtggaatgaatgaaataatcatCTCACCGGCTGGTGGTGTCACCGTGGCCGTTTCATGAATTCTGGGTGTTCAGGTAAAAAGTCGTTAACGCTGATGCGCAATCATCACGTCATCTGAGAATGCTCTGCAGAGGAGCCCCAGGCTTGGCCGGCCGCGTGGCCCAGATGGCTCACGGGAGGAGCGGTCCCAGGTCCTCGGGCAGGCCTCACGTTGCCTTTGGCGTCAGGCGGGCTCTGGAAGGGGGCCAATGTGTGCGCTGCAGGGACTTGGGGGCGAGGGGCGGGCGGCCCAGAGGCGGAAGGCAGAGCACTTCCCTCCCCCGCTGCGCTCTGTCCCCTCCTGATGAGGGGCTGGCGGGTGGGCGACCTAGGGCGGATGGACACTTAGAATGTGCTGAAACTGCTTGCTTtctttagaaagaaggaaaatgttctGAGCACCCTCCCCAAGCAGGAGTAAGGAAAAGTGCGTATCTCGTGTCCCTTTTGGTTTTCGTCCGGAGGCCTGAGAAGCATTAATGGAGGGAAACCCTAGGTAAACCGCCAGGGGACCAGCAGGGGGCGCGCTCGCCCTGCAGCCCCCGCGGAGCCCCACGGGGGACGGGAGAGTCCCCTTCCCTCCCGCCAGGACTCGGCCCGGGCTCTGTTACGCAGCCCGCCCCGGCCGGGTCCCCTCTCTGAGAGCTGATCCTTCCCTTGCCGGGTGGGGACTTGCCTGTGGCCGCCACGGCAGAGAGCCTTAACTGCAATTCCCTGCTGACCCCGAATTGCATAAACCCAACTTCGCTGCAGAAACACCCGCGGTCTGTTTCCTTCAGGCTTGCATTTTGGAATGTAACCTCCGGCCCTTCGTGGGAAACCAGCACGTCTTCAAGGCCATCCCTCTCCCGGACCACTAGGGCTGGCCGAGAAGGCACCCTCCTAAACCTCCGAGGCCATGCCCTGCAGAGCAGGTCCACCCGCCAGGACGGCAGCAGCTGGGCGGTCCTGGCGCGACCCAGGCAGGACAGACCGGTGCAAATCGGCCTCGAAGCAGCTGAGCCCTGCTTGCCACAGTTTTTGTTTGTTCCGTTTTGACAGCTTCGTTGCCACAGGGTCCAATGAGGACTGTTCTGATCAAACCACTCGGTCTCTCTTGGCATTTGAGGAGGCAGTTCCTGGAGCTTCTCACGAAGATTGACCCAGCTCCCTTCTGTGACGCTGCGCAGTGGCGGGCCCGTCCCGGACAGCAGGCCCTGGCTCATCTTGCTCTTCATTTCTTGTGACGTGAGTCACCCAGGTGATTCCAGAGAAAGTGAGTGTCTCTagatgagagaaggaaagagaaaaaagtaagggCGGGAAACTTCTATTCAGTTGTTgcactatttcttaaaattttatgatcAGCAATGTTAAAAAATCTTGAGTAACAAGATTCCCTTAATTTAACTCAGATTTTAAGTGAGAGCATAACtgcaaaataaataacaacagatggtgattgcagccatgaaattaaaagacgcttactccttggaaggaaagttatgaccaacctagatagtatattaaaaagcagagacattactttgccaacaaaggtccaccttgtcaaggctatggtttctccagtggtcatgtatggatgtgagagttggactgtgaagaaagctgagtgccgaagaattggtgcttttgaactgtggtgttggagaagatgcttgagagtcccttggactgcaaggacatccaaccagtccatcctaaaggagatcagtcctgggtgttcatcagaagggctgatgttgaagctgaaactccaatactttggccacctcatgcgaagagctgactcattggaaaagaccctgatgctgggaaagattgagggcaggaggagaaggggaagacagaggatgagattgttggatggcatcatcagctcgatggacatgggtttgggtggactccgggagttggtgatggacagggaggcctggcgtgctgcagttcatggggtcgcaaagagttgggcacgactgagcgactgaactgaactgaactgagacaactGGATCCAGTAAAATGACTGAGACCCAGATTCTGAAGAACATCTTCCAGGTTTCAGGTGATTCAATCTTAGATGAAGCCCCTCTATGCCTCACAGACTTCACCTGTAGGGACCCGTCTTTCAGGTGCTGGGTTGACATGTACAGCTGCAAAGTACAAAtttcatctgagccactggattaaagacctaaaataataacaaatacttACCAAGCTAGAAAAAGCAGCGTTACTTTGCTTCGCTCTTGTGAAAGTGGAAGTTACTcggtcgtgtctaactctttgtgactccatgcattgtagccagccaggctcctctgtccatggaattcgccaggccagaatactggagtgggtaaccattcccttctccaggggatcttcccaacccaggaatcaaattggggtctgctgcattgcaggcagattctttaccagctaagctaccagggaaccctTGCTCTTTTACTCTtgagaaaataatcattttccgGTTTAGATATTCCTAATATTTTACAGTTGCTTCTGATTGTCACCATTCAGAAAGCAAGTGACACGCTCATCTCCATTCTGTCCTTAGGACACAACCTTCCTTCCAGTTCCTGTGGCTCCGGCCAGCAcgctccctctccctcctccctctccctcctccctctccgtcctccctctcccctcccactgaCTCTGGGGCTTGTCAGGGCAGTGTTGGTCTGTGGTGAGGAGCAGCCCCTCACCCTCCTACCTCTCCGCTTCCTCCTCAATCAGCAGTGGAGAGTGCCGGCCCCTTGTGGACATTATGGTCCGGCTTCCAcctgcctttctcctcctcaCTCTTCCTGGCTAGGTgcgctttttgttttttaagtgctgatcagctcagctgataaagaatccgcctgcaatgtgggagacctggcttcaatccctgggttggcaagattcccctggagaagggaaaggctacccactccagcattctggcctgcaGGATTCTATACAtgaaccatacagtccatggggttgcagagccggacacgactgagtgactttcactctcaccCCGCCGTGGCCCCAGCTTCTGTCCTCAGCTGTGACTCTTTGACACACAGCCGCGGCTGGGCCGGTGAATCCCACATGTGGCTCCCAGCACCTACGTCCCATACCCTGCTCTCTTCCTGCTTGTCTCCTGGACACCTTCACCTAATGCTCCTCAGACAACATGAGTCCTCTTGGACAGGAGATGCgcgcttgatccctgggtcggcaagttCCGCTGGTGCAGGAAATGAAAGTCCTGTGAGTGGATTTTCAGTccatggtggactacagtccatggcctcTCAaggaggcggacacgactgacgactaagcacagcaattCTGCACTAGAGCCCTGACGCTCCCCTTCCCCGCAGGCTCCTCTCAGTTAACACGTCACAACGAGCACAGGTACCTGAGCTAGACGAGTAAGTGGCACCTGCATCTCCAGCCCTTCCCTGGCCCCTTGCCCCCAGTCCACCTGGTCCTCACATCCTGTGATGCCCGCCGTCTCATCAGCTCTGGGCAGCACCCCGTCACTGCGGCGCTGCCCAGGCTCAGGCCCACCTGGCTGTGCCCTGGTCCCCAGAGCCGCATCCTCAGGGCCCCTGGGGCCTGTCCCGCGGCACCCAGTCCCTCCACAGGGCCGGGGCTGGAGTCAGAACGGACAcgggagggagggggggaggaAACGGATGAAAGCAGGAATCATGTCACTCGTCCAGTCTGAAGCTCACAATGGTTCCCCATGCTGTGGTTcagcactcagtcgtgtccgactctttgcgaccccgaggactgcagcacaccaggcttccctgtccatcgtcatctcccggagcttgctcaaactcatgtccatggagtcaatgatgccgtccaaccatctcatcctctgtcctcgccttctcctccggcctccagtctttcccagcatcagggtcttttccaatgagtcagctcttcccatcaggtgactaAGGTatgagagtttcagcttcagcatcagtccttccagtgaacactcaggactgatctcctttgggatgcaCTGGTTGAAACCTTAGCTGCCTCTTTTTCTCCAGTACCAGCGGCAGGATGGAAGGTCACCCGGCACGCATCATGACGTGGTCTGAAGGCCTCCTTCTCCTGAACAGGAACTGTCTGCTCATCGCTGACCCCTGGGGGCAACTGGACATGCTCAGGGAGCGTGGACGGCAAGCACTAGAACAGGCCTCTGACCACAGACCCTCCAACGCAGACGCAGTGGTTCGGGGACGGACGTCTCCCGTCTCGGTCCACGGCCCTCCCCTCTTCTGCTGGTTTCTGGAGGGCTCAGGTTCGGGGGTCTCTGAGGCCTGCTCCTCCTCCCTGTGGCTGCTGTAGCCCCTGCTTCGCTCTCTTCTCAGGGGGAGGCCACTGTgcagaggagacagggaaggCCCGCTCATCCTTCCAGGCTCGGAGCAGACAGCGCTCTCCCCGAGGGCCTGGACGGGGCGGGCGGAGGGCGGGCCCAGAGAGCAGGCAGCCGTGCTTCCTGCCGGCATGACCACCGAGCGCCCGCCTCCGATGGTGGCTGCAGCTCCGAGAAGGCGCGGGACACGAGACcacacgggcacacacacacacacacacacaggcggtCTCCATCAGCCCTTTATTTGTGGACCTTCACCAAGGTCACTGGGGTTTCAGCTCTTCCAGACATCGGGGAGAGCGGTGAGGAGCACCGGGGCGCCTCCAGCACCCCGTCACGGCGAGCAGAAACGGCTGCAGAACAGGATGGCCCCTGTCTTGCCGTGCTGGATGAAGAAGAGGAAGGGCCGGTCGGCATGGAACCGGTATACGACCCTCAGGCATTTCAGCATGATCCTGGCCTCTGTGGTGGCCGCGGCCTCCGTGCCCTCCTTGGTGACCTCCACAGAGGACTTGTGCACGACCTTGGACAGGTGCAAGCCTCGCCCGGATGACATCCCACTGAAGTTGGTGCAGGCCTCGTCGAAAGCGTCGGTCATGCCCAGTTTCCGGAGGACCCCCTCCATGTCGTAACTCTCCTCCAACGTGAACCGGGGCAGGAAcacctccacctcctccaccGCCAGCACATCCGGCTTCGTCCACGCGATGAATTTCTTGTAGGTCAGGGCCTTCTCCACCTGGAGGAGAAGGTAGAAGATCTCAGGGTCTGCAGCAGCGCTGCCCCAGGGACTGTCCGCTGTGACCCACACTCTGTGCCCTGCGGGCCCGGGGCGGCCTGCCAGCTGCACACGAGTTCCCGGAGCCCAGTGACCGGCAGGGATCCGGATGAGAGCCCGGGCCCCGGGGCCGAGGATGCCCGGTTACCGTGTTCAAGTCGGTGCTTTCACTGGGCAACAGGATGACCATGTTCAGCTCTTGGCCGATGTATGGAAGCACCAGGATCTGGGTGCTTATCTCTCCAATGTAGGTCATTTTAAAGGTGGACTTCGTGAGCATCATTGGCACATGTTTCTGCAAGTTCTATAAAGGAAATGGATAAACCTTAAGTGGAAACGAGATCCATGGACACGCTAGATGACTCATCAGAGCCGGCCACCTGGGCACACACACTCTGTCTTGTCTTCCAGACCCAGCCCAGCTCCGCGTCGTCAGCTATCTGCATGGCTCCAGCTCCCACCCCCGGGTTCCCAGCTCTCAGGCCTCAGGCTTCTCTtctcctgctgacccaggagggCTCCGCACGGACATTCCCAGCAGGACCTCTCCCCGGCTCCTGCCTACCTGACATCTGCATCTGGACGCAAAGGAGCCTCGTGTCGGCTTCCACACTGGCGGCTCGGTTCCCCCCACACCTGCTCCATCTATACTTTCCCATCTCTGCTCATGGCGACACCACTCCTCCCCAGTCAACCCTGCAGTGTCCTGGgcccctgtccccccaccccacagctgaCCCATGAACAAACCATGTTGGCTCTATGTTAAagacatcagggcttccctggtggcttggggtaaataatccgccttccaatgcaggagacacaggctccacccctggtctgggaagaccccacagccCTGGGGCTCTAAGCCCTcaggccacagctactgagcctgggctGAGAGCCCGGGACCGCAGCTCCTGAGGTCACGGGCCTGGAGCCCGAGCTCGGCCCCAAGAGAAGAGCCAGCAGGAGGAGCCCCAGCACGGAGCCCAGAAGGCCTCCGCCACGGCAGCTGCAGGAGGGGCTGCGGCCAGGAGAGCCGGCACGGCCGAGAATAAACACATGCGATTAATGAACATACAATACAGTCTGACGTGTGCTTCCTACCCCGCCACGCTCAGCCCAGCCTGGGTCATCAGGAAAACTTCCAAGTAACCTCCCTGGTCCTGCACCCGGGCCCGAGGGGCTCTGGGAGATTAGCCACTGGGAGAGGCCCCGCGCTCTGCGAGAGCTCAGAGGAGGGACACAGGAACCAGGAACCCGGGCTGGGGAGACCGCTAGGAGGCTTCTGGACGGCCCTGCAGAGAAAGGCGTCTGTGCTGGTAGCTACTGACGGGATGGGGACGGACGTTAGGATCCAGCCCACGGAGCTTCATAGCCACGGTCTCGAGTTTGACCCGGATCTCGGGAGTTCTAGGAGGCCCAGAGACCTGGAAGCTGCCCTGGGGGATGTGTGATACAAGACGGAACACCCGCGGCATGGACCGCCACTGAGGATACAgcagaggaggagcagggagagaggaagCCAGGGTTTGCCCGGATCCACATCTCGGACACGACGGCcacaagaggcacaggttccTTGAGGTCAGCCTGCTTGCACGCTCCATAAACCAAGGGGACCCCAGGGACCATTTCCAAGAACCTCCTTCGTTCTCTGAAACATTCTTGTTCACCTTGGTGATGTGGAATGGCCTTTCCACGGTGTGCTCTTTGTTAAACGGTTTAGCCCAGTTTCCTTTGAAGTAGATGGCATTCACGAGAACCAGACGAGTCATGGGGTCAACTGAATTTGCAGAGAGCAAGTCTCTAATTTTACCTGCAAAGCAGAATTAAAGAAGCAGTGAGCTAGCAGcgtttcctggaggaggtgctgGGCACAGTATTTACTGGCCCGTCCCCTGGAGGAGTCAGGCACTGACCAGAGGGCTCACTGTCCCCCAGACAACCATGGACAGCGAGTTGTCTGTTCactcgctaagctgtgtccgactctctgtgaccccatggactgcagcccaccaggctcctgcgtccatcgGATTCCCCGGGGAAGTAagtatactggagcaggttgccatttccttctccagggatctttctcacccagggatccaacccgcctctcctgcattggcaggtggattgtttaccattggacccaccagggaaacccatacagGCAGCCTGGCCCCTAAAGCAAAATCAGCGACCAAAACCTTAAAATCTCTGCTCAGATAGATACCGTGAGTTgcataaaacacataaaatgaacaaaaaataagGGCAGGATAATTCACAGTGACAGAAAAAGGAATGTTCGGTCTACAATGTGAGGGGACTGTCCTGAAGGGGAGAGGTCGAAGCCAGCGTGGCGAGCACGAGAACGAAGAACCGCAGGTGGACCGGGGCTTGACCGAGTGTCCTGCAGTGATGATCAGCGACCCGCAGCACATGAGCTCCGCTGGACAGGCAGGGGGGTGGAGCCCGCGTCCAGAGTTTCCCTTCCGCCCTTTGTGAGAAGGCAGACTATATGAACATTACTGCACCGGCAAAAAATCAAAGTGTGTTTGCTCTGGAAGAGGTGCAccaaatactgctgctgctgctaagtcgcttcagtcttgtccgactctgtgcgaccccgtagacggcagaccaccaggctcccctgtccctgggattctccaggcaagaacactggagttggttgccatttcgttctccaatgcatgcaagtgaaaagtgaaagtggtcgttcagtcgtgtccgacttttatTGAccacataaactgcagcacacgaggctcctccgtccatgggattttccaggcaagagtactggagtgggtgcaaGTGCCTTCTCCGAAATACTGATGAGGAGGGGGGAAAGCTAGAGAAATTGATTACTGATTATATTTCAGGAGTGGATTTTGAAAGTTTACagttctttacagaaaaaagcCATTCCTATTTGCATTTGATGGTCTTGGGAAAGAACTGGTGGATAATAAGACTGATTCAAATACTATGCAAACAGAAGTACTGACATGTCCTCACCTTCTGTCTTTTCAGCTACCCAGGTGTTTATGTGCTTCACGGACTCCTTCATAGCTCTGACAAAGTCCAGGTCTTCCATTTCTGCTTGGTAGAATATGCGGCAGGCATCTTTGAAATACTAGGAGAGACGGAGTGACAGAATCACATGGCTACAGAAACAGACCACGCCAACAGCTTACTTCTTCACGGCGCCAAACCTCAACACTGATCATTTGACGGTTTCTTGTGGAAtgtacaaaggatgtgaggaattAACCTTCAATCCGGTGTCTCAGTTTTCAGCTACATTGAATAAATGACAGTAAaatcacaggcttcccaggtggcacagtggtaaagaatccgcctgccaatgttgGAGACAAGGGATTGATCTCTCCGTGGGGatgagccctggagaaggaaatggcaacccgctccagtattcttgcctggataatcccatggacagaggagcctggtgggctacagtccatggggtgcaaagagtcagacacaacttagccactaaagaGCAACACAACCACTGAGGAGAGGCCATGTGGCAACAGTGCCGGCAGCACAAGTTCCGGGCTTCACTCCCGGGTGACCCTGGCAAGGTTGCTGCGTCTCTCTGGCTTCCGTGCCCCCTGGAAGCAAGGACGCAGCAGTAGCTGCGTCTCAGAGGTGCTCTGAGGACCAGGAGAAGCTGGCTCTGTCCGATGTCACGTGGCTGAGCTCTCCGCACACCGTGGACCCTCTATCTCCTGGTCCAGGTGCCTCATTTCATAGAACGCTGACATCATTCAGGCTCTGCCAGCCTACTGCTCCACTTCTTCATCGGGGCTTTGGAGAAAGATGGCAGTCTCTCAGTCTAAGGCAATAGTCAGGAAGCAAAGTGGTCACCCACAAGTCGATACCTCATCAGACCCTTGGTGATTTCAAGAGCTTTTAAGCACATCTGAAAAGAAGTCCCTGCTTCTTAAATTACTGCTTAGTAAGTAATGACCAGTCAAAAAGCAAACTAAAGGAATATCTAATTATACACTGCGATTGGTATTGAATTATTGGAATCCTCGATCACTgtgaaataactgacaaatatTTCTCATCTTTTGATTTTACACTTCATATCAAAATAACGTTTTAGATATCAATGCTTTTCTTCAAATATCcaccagaaagaaaggaagtgaaggaaAACTAGCCAATTCTTTGTGTTTACTGGAAGTTTTGCTTTTCTGCACATCTAAGGCTCATACAAAGATGACTCTAAACTAGCAAGTAGCTAAGACTGATAAAAACAAGTAAACCCGGTGGTAAGGAAAACGCACACCGTGCTGCAAAGCCTTACGGATGTTTGACCTCATGCTGACGACATGCACTTTACACCCCCTGTTTAGAAACTGTTAATTTAGAGCCTGaaacaagtgtgaaaaataagggaaaaaaaaccatATAACAGAATAGGATCATTATCCTAAAcataaaaagaattcattaacgaaaaaaaagacacaaatccCCAAGGAAAACTATACAAAGGACATATCATAGGCAATTTTCAGAAAAGATATAAATGTTCGTTCGACGTGAAAAGCTGCTCAGTCTCATGAACAATCAGAATGTTAAAGGCTCAGCACCCACAGCGCTGAGCAGAGGGTGGACGTGCGCACCTGCTACCCTCCTGAGGACGACGGGAAGGGCTGCAGCCGTCGGGGCGGGAATGAGGCAGAATTCACTGAGATCTGAGagcctccctctgtcccttcctTCCAAAGTCCGTCTGGAGTAGCAGGCACGCACAGGACAGATCCACACACACACGGTTCCTGCTGGCTCGGCCCGGGCTGGGCCCCACCCCACGCCCACCCGGGGGGCTGGCGGCTGCATCTCAGTACAGCCACCCTGAGGACGCTGCCCACCACCGTGGGAAAGGGTGAGGCGGACACACGCtgttgctgaggctgaagctcccacactgtggccacctgatgccaagagccgactcattggaaaagaccctgatgctgggaaagatgaaggcaaaaggagaaggggaagacagaggatgagatggttgggtggcatcaccaactcaatggacatgagtctgagcaaactctgggacacagtagaggacagaggagcctggcctgctgcagtccacggggtcagaaagagtcggacacggctcaGCAACTGAATGGCAACAGACACACATGTCGTGAGATGCAAAGACTTTCTCTATGCACAGGGGACAAGCCCTTATACTGAGCGTGGGAGGCCAGGGAGTGGAAGAGAGTTTGGGAGGACTCTGGCTTTGTctgcatttttatataataagaacaCACTCACAGATTACTTGAGCTgtgtatgaaaaaaatttaaaaatcatgaaagcaCTGCAATTAGATTGAATTAgagtaaaaaagacaaaaacttcaaaaaaaattccGCACATGAAAAGATAATCAAATTATTTACATGTGTGAAAAAAATTGAGCAAGTCTCACAATGCAGAGAAACTTCCATCATGTGAAAAACAACATCAGAAATATTCTATTTGATCACTTCTTTGTTTTGGCAAACTCATCTGCAACTGTGCTATGATCTGTGTTAGTTCTCTGACAATCATCTCATCGAAGCTTCACGAACATGTGAACAATTCTATCACATGTGAACAATGCCTTCTCTTAAGGGCAATGACTGAACAGTTCCAGGAAGCGAGAGGTCGTGAATGGAGTCCCACACCCCACCCACCATGTGGGTCTCAGCCCATAGGGCCTCAGCTGCACCACAAGGCCCAGCTCCTGCTTCCACATGACCTCAGTCTCTATCTGCTTTGGGAAAATGACAGTATGACTTACAGAGAGGAAATCATAAGTGTTCCCTCCAAAAAGCCTGGTGGCGGTTCTGAGCAAGTACTGTGTGCAGGTCCTATTAACTTCACAGAGAAGTTTCTGGAAACTCTTGTGGACATCTACACCTCTGCAACCTCTGGTTCTTAGAGAAAGGGtctgaaataaaaaacagataaaaacacaCAAGTGCAATACGCATTGACTACAGGAAATAGACACCACCCTGAAGTCAGCCTAGGAACCGAACTGACACTCCCTGCAGCTTAAAGCAAGACTCACCCAGATAAAGGCACAAGGCCTCTGGGAGCCCCCCAGCCTGCCTCCCGTGGGGGTCAGACAGTGACGGCTGGCACAGAAGTGCCCCTCGGCGAGCCCAGTGCCCTGTGCTCGCGGTCTGCCTGCAGACAGGTCCGGCGGACAGGCCTCCTGTCTCTGCACAAACAGGCCACGGCTTTGGGTCTGGACTGGCGTCGGGACGGGCTCCAACCAGCGGGACACAGGAGAAGTGGCTCTTCTGGGCCTGGGCCTTCGTAAAGGCCTGGCAACTCCATGTTCGCTGTCTTGCCCCTTTGCCAGGGTGCAGAGATGCCCAGCCATCCTGCTGGGGCCTCGTGACAATGTGGGAGAGCGGTCACACAGAGGAGAGGTCCTCGCGGGACCGGGGCCACTCCTGGATCACAGGAGCCCAGCGGGCACCATGCGGCCAGGACGCAGAGTCTGAGGCCCAGTCCCGGTCATTCCTGGTCAAGGGCAGTTTGACGGGAGCCACAGAGAGAAGGTCCAGACAACCAAGGGCTGAGGCCCCGGGGCACCACTGCTGGAGGAGAGGAGCTCGGGCAGGAGCCCTGGAGAGACTCCCATCCAGGGCGGGAAGGCCGGCCCTCCCCCCAGAATCGGAACCTGCACAGGAGGTGCCCAGAGAGAGGGCGGCCCCTTCAGAGCCTGGGAAGCGGGAGGGGAGTCAGTGACGAGCACCAGAGGGGACTGCTCCCTTTTCAGGCAGAACTTAAAGGGAACACGTGCgtctcccaggtggcgcagtggtgaatgatccacctgctggtgcaggagactcaagactcgcgggttcgatccctgggccgggaagatcccctggaggaggacatggcccaCGCCCGTGTtctctctggagaatcccatggacagaggcacctggaggGGTagagtccacgggtcacaaagcgCTGGTCACGACTGAGCGTGAGCTCCCCCATATTTGCGTCCTAACACTTGCTGGGTGGAGAGTGCAAATGCTTCTCACTCCCAGGCTCTCCAGATGGCAGAGGACCCTGAAAGTGATGGCCTTAGGGCAGAGGTCAAACTCAAGGTCCAGGCTCAAGGAGGGGGATCAGGACTCTGTTAAACCTGGAGACCCTCTGGACCCCAGGCCCTGGGAGGGGTAAGGGCACCCCCATGAGGGAGGGCTGTGACCCCCACGGGGCAGAGGTCAGCGCCCCGCCGCCACTGTGGCCCAGGAGCTGACGTCCACACCCTGTGCAGCCCGCCTGGGGCTGGCTCTGGGCCTCTCGGCAGGACGGGCCTCGGCCAGCAGGGCCTTAGGCAGCGGGTCCGAG
Proteins encoded in this window:
- the LOC122697671 gene encoding serpin B6-like translates to MMLTKSTFKMTYIGEISTQILVLPYIGQELNMVILLPSESTDLNTVEKALTYKKFIAWTKPDVLAVEEVEVFLPRFTLEESYDMEGVLRKLGMTDAFDEACTNFSGMSSGRGLHLSKVVHKSSVEVTKEGTEAAATTEARIMLKCLRVVYRFHADRPFLFFIQHGKTGAILFCSRFCSP
- the LOC122696846 gene encoding serpin B6-like; this translates as MDALSEANGTFALTLLKKLGEDNLKNVLIAPLSISSALTMVLMGARGNTAAQMSQALCLYLGVDVHKSFQKLLCEVNRTCTQYLLRTATRLFGGNTYDFLSYFKDACRIFYQAEMEDLDFVRAMKESVKHINTWVAEKTEGKIRDLLSANSVDPMTRLVLVNAIYFKGNWAKPFNKEHTVERPFHITKWRSMPRVFRLVSHIPQGSFQVSGPPRTPEIRVKLETVAMKLRGLDPNVRPHPVSSYQHRRLSLQGRPEAS